A window of Mycolicibacterium holsaticum DSM 44478 = JCM 12374 genomic DNA:
CAACGCTACGAGCGTGAAGGCGCGATGATGCCCGACGACGGCATCGAAACGCTCAGCGGGTTCGACGCCATCCTGCTCGGGGCGGTCGGCTGGCCCGGCGTGCCCGACCACGTCTCGCTGTGGGGGCTGTTGATCCCGATCCGGCGGGCGTTTCGCCAGTACGTCAACCTGCGCCCGATCAAGGTGTTCGACGGGGTCGACAGCCCGCTGCGCCAAGCCCGCGACGTGGACTTCGTCGTGGTCCGGGAGAACGTCGAGGGCGAGTACAGCGAGATCGGCGGCCGCCTGAACCGCGGGTTCCCCGACGAAATGGCCGTACAGGAGTCGGTGTTCACCCGCGTCGGGGTCAGCCGGATCGCGGACTTCGCGTTCGAACTCGCCCGCAAGCGGCGCGGATACGTCACGTCGGCGACGAAATCCAACGGGATCGTACACACGCTGCCGTTCTGGGACGAAGTGGTCGCCGAACGGGCCCGGCAGTTTCCCGACGTGCGCCTCGACAGCGAGCACATCGACGCGCTGGCCGCCAAGTTCGTGCTGCAGCCGCAGCGCTTCGACGTGGTGGTCGGGTCAAACCTGTTCGGCGACATCCTCTCTGACCTCGCGGCGGCAGTCGCCGGATCGATCGGCATCGCGCCGT
This region includes:
- a CDS encoding tartrate dehydrogenase, with protein sequence MSSIAVIPGDGIGSEVIESARAVLDAVAAKHQIDLSYTEFDWSCQRYEREGAMMPDDGIETLSGFDAILLGAVGWPGVPDHVSLWGLLIPIRRAFRQYVNLRPIKVFDGVDSPLRQARDVDFVVVRENVEGEYSEIGGRLNRGFPDEMAVQESVFTRVGVSRIADFAFELARKRRGYVTSATKSNGIVHTLPFWDEVVAERARQFPDVRLDSEHIDALAAKFVLQPQRFDVVVGSNLFGDILSDLAAAVAGSIGIAPSANLDPTKQYPSMFEPVHGSAPDIAGQGIANPAGAVWSAALMLEHLGHLQAAAEVLAAMESTLADPQTRTADLGGTASTADVTKALVTHVTSAR